ACGCTTGCTtgctaaaatatgaaaatggCGGCTCTCTGTAGTGAGTTTGGGGACCTGGTGCAAATCAAGAAACAGCTAATATCGGTGATATCGCTCTGTAAAGAAAGAGGGCTTCTACATAGCGCCAAGTGGTGAGACTGGCTTTGACTAATGTGCCATTAGCTACctgtctttctgctctgttACCTCAGTAACTAACACTAAACGTTAACGCCGGGTTACCTGTCTGTTAGCTACGCTAGCAGTGCTGTTGACAAGTCTCGTTTTAACAATTTAGCTAGTGCTGTTTActaattatattaatatataacactGTAACTTTATATTTCAGCTAAGAGCGTTGTTAAATTATTGCTTGCCTTAAAAATCCAAGAGGATGGCCTTTTTCATTGTGGTATAGAAAGTCAAGTGTATCCAGGGAGCAAGACAAATAATTTGTAAATTCATTGTCAGTTTTTCTGGACAATACAGCATAGATGTATAGTATCGGTGTTAGCAATGTATGTTATGTGTAGCATTAATGCCGTTACTGGTTTTACTTTTGAGCTGTTGTTGTTAAATGCTGTTGATTAGCAAACACATACTGGACGGAATTTGGATTTATACATTTTCTTCTTGAAGaaatttttatacattttatacaaGAAATTTTTATACACATTCTAGAAGAAATTTGTATCCATTTTCTTCTTGCGCAAAAAGCGCAAGAAGAAAATTGATGTGATAGCACACAAACCCCGTATCTAAACATGACCCTGACCATAATCAGTGTCACAGTTATGTTACATGCTTCCTTGGTTTACCTTTCAGGGCTTCTGAGTTAGCATTTGCTTTGGACCCCCTTCCTAAGGATGAATTACCCCCATCAGCTCCCTTTACTGAGGTTTGTACACTGTCAGGTCTAAGGCTTctctgatttgatttgttttcattatatcatttttatcattctGTAAACAGCTTTAAAATTATGTTAGTCCATATGGCACTATGTAAAAGATGTATTGGAGACATATTTTTAGGCACTAAAAATAAAGTGAGTAGTGTATAGtcatcaataaatgtcatactAAATGTGGTAAAAGGTTCAGTTTCCTTGTGAATTGCACCTGTTCTATCTGGCACAATTTTTCAAGCTACTTGCCAGAGAAGTTGTTCCAGGCATCTGGGATAACATGCCACAGTCGTCTGTCTGTCccttcatgtaatcccagactgactcaaGTGAGAGATCAGGGTTCTATGGgggccagaccatctgttgcaggacttcTTATTCTTATTGGCTGTGTTCTTTGTGCATTGTTTGTCCAAAATACAGGAAGATGCGCAAGACCTGGATGCACTTACACTGGCCAAATCTTACTTTGACCTGAAAGAGTATGACCGTGCTGCTTACTTTCTGAAAGGCTGCTGCAGTCAGAAGGCTTATTTTCTCTATATGTATTCTCGTTATCTGGTAAGATTCTGTGTATATCTGCCATCCCAATATCCTTTGATCTTtggtttcatttcatgaaaagactgcttttactttgtttgtggtgcatGTGAACCATTTTGAATAGTATTCTTATTTGTCTTCAGTCAGGTGAGAAAAAGAAGGACGATGAAACCGTGGACAGCCTGGGTGAGGACTTGTCTGTTTGGACCAATAAATGAGAACTAAAGGTGCTTTTGTCACCCTTCAATACTGagcttttatgtgtttttgtgtgtggttcTAGGTCCTCTGGAGAAGGGTCAGGTCCGCAATGAAGCCTTGCGAGAACTGAGGGTTGAGCTCAGTAAGAAGCACAATGCAGGAGAGTTGGACGGCTTCACCCTGTACCTGTATGAATGTTTCTTCCAAACTGTGCACGCTGTCCCAGATTATGCAGAAGAATGGAATTAAGACTGCTGATAAACTGTATTATgtttgcacgtgtgtgtgtgtgtgtgtgtgtgtgtgtgtgtgtgtgtgtatatatgtatggGAGTGCAGGTATGGGGTGGTGCTACGAAAGCTGGATCTGCTGAAGGAGGCTGTGGATGTGTTTGTTGAGGCAATTCACACACTTCCTCTTCACTGGGGAGCCTGGCTGGAGCTCAGTAACCTTGTCACCAACATTGAAATGGTAATGAcctttgttttacacatttttagaaatgttaGATTATTTTTAGGTTAGCATAGtctcattgttttcatgtgCCCAGGTCTAAAATAATCATGTACACCCAAAAAAAGTAAATCCTCACAGCCACATTGCTAACTTTACAGGAACTTTACATTTCAGAACAAACAGAATGTCAACAGTGCAAAGAAACTGGGAAAACTATTTTCTAAAAAGTCTGAAATGCTACCATCTAAACTGTCCTTTTTGGTTTTCTCCCCAGCTGAAGTCACTGTCTCTACCAGACTGCTGGATTAAAGACTTCTTCATGGCCCACATGtacacagagctgcagatgatcAAAGAAGCGTTGCAGAAATACCAGAACCTTATCGAGGCTGGCTTTTCTAAGAGCACCTACATCATTTCCCAGATTGCTGTGGCCTACCACAACATCAGAGGTTTATTTTTTGCCTGCTGAACAAGAATTGTGCCTGTCAGAAGAACGTCACGGGGGCAGGTTTAGTCTTTACAGCACTCTGTCTCGTTTCATTTCAGATATTGACCAAGCTTTGACTCTGTTCAATGAGTTGAGGGACCAGGATCCATATCGCATTGACAACATGGACACATTCTCCAACCTGCTTTATGTTAAGGTGAGTTCACTGCTTATAAAGTGACACCTTAATGATTAACAAAGACAAAGTGTATTTTGACTTATTCCCACAGCTGTTTGATAAATGGTAataagtctgtctgtctgtcttgacCATCTGTCCCACTCAAGGACAGATGGTCAAGGGGTCACTATATCAtcttgatatttttatttgacctttagatggtaaaaaagaaaaaagaaaaaaaaagatctaagTGAAAAAAGTCCTTGTTGAAAGAAAGTTTGgttgtttgtgctgctgatgGCATTTAATGCTTCCACAGAGCATGAAGCCTGAGTTGAGCTACTTGGCTCACAACTTGGTGGAGATCGACAAGTACAGAGTGGAAACGTGCTGCGTCATCGGTAAGCATTGAGCTAATCAGATCAAATGCCACTGTTCACAAAAGTAGTGTTACAGCAGTTTTGTGGTGATGGGATGATTAGTTTAATTCACTTTATCCAGAAACTCTAATACAAATCTAATTTatctgttaaaatgtaaaacaggtAAAGTTTTACAAGTGCTcctgtagtttttgtttggggttgtttttctctattttattcGATAAGAAAAAGAATGATTTTTTGTTGaagttttgttgtgtgtgtgtttttttttataaatataaattattaacaaaaataaGGTTTGCACAAATTTAGAATAGATCAActttttattattcttcagGGTTACTGAGGGCCAAAGCCTTGAGATATTGCGAACAAAACCAGCTCCTGTACAAGTTCTCATAAATCACGTGTCCACAGGTAACTATTACAGCTTACGCTCTCAGCATGAAAAAGCAGCACTGTACTTCCAGCGGGCCCTCAAACTGAACCCTCGCTGCCTCGGTGCCTGGACCCTCATGGGCCACGAATACATGGAAATGAAGAACACTTCAGCGGCCATCCAGGCCTACAGGtcagactgaaaatgaagaGCACAGAAGACATATACGTTTGGTGGATATGTCAGCGTCttgttcagtgtgtgaatgaTGGAGTTTTAATTATTACCAGACCTTTCACAAACAGTAGAGTTCACACCGGCTGAATCAGTATTGTGAGCACTATTTcctcatttttattcatgtttttcagGCATGCTATTGAGGTGAACAAGCGGGACTACCGCGCCTGGTATGGCTTAGGTCAGACATATGAGATCCTCAAGATGCCCTTTTACTGCTTGTACTATTATCGAAAGGCTCACCAGCTCAGGTATGGATTTTGACTAAATAAAAGGGCTTTGATAATGATTTCAGAGACTGAAAAGTATTTTGAAACAAAATGTTAAGATATGCAACATTCATAAATCAAACAATCATTATTTACTATGATGTACTCTTGTAGGCCCAATGACTCGCGCATGTTGGTCGCACTGGGTGAAAGCTACGAAAAACTGTCACAGCAAGTGGAAGCCAAGAAAGTATGTATTTTGAAACAGTCAGTGATTCCTTGTTTGTGTCATAAATTCACTAAGGTTTCTGGTTTGTATGATATAGACCATGACACTGTTTTTGTCTAGTGTTACTGGAGGGCGTACTCTGTTGGAGATGTAGAGAAAATGGCTCTACTCAAATTGGCAAAGTAAGTGTGTATATCTCTATCCTGAGTTTATCTATTTCTTTAATGTTCAAGCACAAAATAAAGATtcaatctgcttttttttcattgtcataTGTCAACATGTTTCTTGTTTTATCCAGAAATAGGTGCTTAATGTAATTTCTGTTAATTCCTTTGGCAGGCTTCATGAACAGCTGAATGAGTCTGATGATGCCGCCCAGTGTTACATGCTTTACATCCAAGACATCTTCTCTTGTGGGGTAAGCGTTTTGAAGCGTCTCTGAATGTGTATGCATTAACACCTCTGTCTACAAACTTATGTGCAGTTTAGGTCTGGGGCTTGGGCCCTCAGTTACAGTTAAGGAAATTATTACTACATCAGCAGAAGTGTGGCAGAAGTTCAGGGAAGGCCCTTCCTGTTTCTGCATGACAGCTCCTCTGTGCACAAAGCCAGGTCTGTAAAAGAATGGTTTTGTTTGGTGTGAAGGAACTTGACTGGCTTGCACAGAGCCCTTACCTCAAACCCATCTAAGACCTTTGGGAGGAATTGGAAAGACGACTGTGAATCTGGCCCTGTCACCCATTTTTACTAATGCTCTTATGGCTGAACAGGAGTAAATCCCTGTAACCAATCTTGTGGAAAGCCTTTCCAAAGGAGCTGAGGCTGTCatagcagcagattaatgcTTGTGGTTACTGAATGAGTTGATCAACAATCACAAATGGGCATTATATTAAGGAAATATATAATCAAACTAACTCTAATCTTGTGCTGACAGGAACAACTGGAGCACGCTGAGGTGAGCACAGCCCTGCGGTACCTGGGTCAGTACTATTTCAAGAACAAGCTCTATGACGAGGCTTCGCTCTGCGCTCAGCGCTGCTGTGACTACAACGATGTAAGTGTGCCTGCATGATCTGAGCACCCTCTTCTAGTTGTAGTAGTAGAACGTAGCAGGAACACACTAACTGGTGTTGGTGGTCACTCTGTCTGTAGGCTCgggaagagggaaaggcttTGTTGAGGCAGATCTCACAGGTTCGAGATCAGATTGAGACGCCATCGGCAGATCTGTTTGCTCCGCTCTCAAACAACAACACCCCAGTCAGGAGGGTGTCTCCTCTGAACCTCATCTCTTTTACACCCTGACACCCAGCCTCTTATTCACTGGCCTTAAAATGGACAATTTGTGTTTCCTATGAGAGGAAACCTCTTAGAGGTTTGATAGACTTTGCCAAAAGACCGTGTTTGATTTACTTATGGATGTATGCAGAGTTGTTTATGACATTAAAATTGCAGTTGTTTATAAAATTTGCAATCCTGATAATTTTTCTCCAGGATAAGACAAAACCTACACTACAAACATAAACAATCAAAGCTGTTTTAATAAATGCTGGTGACAGTCTGATTTAGATACGACAGTGAACTTAAGACAGAAGGTTTttcaacagatttttaaatacACAGGCAGGTTTTTATATAATTTACTGCTTGGGTAATGTAAAAAGCACAAGTAGAAAGGATCCTTCAGAGCACAGGCACTTCGTGTGAAGAGGAGACACCTTGAACtatttacatatacacacacaacatgaacagaacaaaacaaagacagcacaTAAACAAATCATGTTTTGACTTGCAGTCAACaatgtatatatgtaaatagTTTAAATAAAGCATACCAGCTATGCAAGGACtgtttctttgtattttgtaCAAGACATGAAAACACTTCAGTGAATTAAATGTTGATATTAGTGCATtgaatacatttcattttaaaatgtgctttCATAGGTTTTATTGAGAGAAAAAAGTATTTACAGCAAAGGCTTGTGAAGGActtgcagaggcagagagggttaaatacacacacatgcactatTACCATGCAGCCCTTAACTATCACACTGAGCAGCTTTACTGCTCAAGAGAACTTTAATTACCTTAGTAATATACTGCAACCTCATTTAAAGCATTAACTGTTTTACTGGCATGAACATAACTGTATTTGGCATAACAAGAGTTAACCGCACTGCAAAAAGTGAACAtgcatataaaaaaatataaaaatactataAAGTTACCAGCAAGTATGACTTTGTTTTTGCATAATATTGAAAAGGACACACTTCCTTTGAGGCTTTAACTAATTCAGTACTTCCCCCTCAGAGTACGGGGGGTGGTGACAGGGCTGGGAGGTGGAGACCTCTGGCGAGACCGCAAGATCCGTGAGTAGGGGGTGACGTTTGGTTCTTCAACAGGACAAGTGTTGTATTTACGTGTTGGAGTGCGTGTCGGGAACAGAGACTGGAAAAAGGGGCGTTTCTGAGGAGGCCTGTTTTCAGCATCGCATGATGCGGCAGCCCCGCAGCCCCTCTTCTTACAGGAACCTGGTGTGGTGGGGGCAGAAAAGCCGGATGGGGGCAGCTGGGGCCGGGTGGCCTGTGTCTGAGCCAGGGTGTCTGCTTTCCGCCTTAAGTCAGCCTTGACAAGTATCAGGCCGTTCTGGAGCTCCACCAGGATCTGGTCCTAAGAAGAAGTCAGTCAACAGGGTTAGACAAGAACGCAGAGGGGGGAGGTGAAGGATAAGGTTGGAGGTTAAGTGAAGCAAAATGCAGCTCTTGAACATGCTTTGCACTTTTCACCTGGTGGATGTTAGAAACCTAGATTTAGTTTAAAAGCTGGCTGTGCATCAAGATTGTTAgtgaagagagcagagggagagaaaaacagtgttttagaTTGAAAATTGCACTTTAAACAGACGCTGCTTTAAAATACTATTAATTACAGTGTCTCTAAAGTTAGAACATCCGTAATCAGCAGCAAAGTGAAGAGAAATATAATTACTGTCAAAACTCTGCCTTAACTGAAATTGTAGGGACAACAGTATGTCAGGTTCAGTACTTTTTTTAGCTGAGCTTTGGCTACTGATATTTTATGTCTGCAGTGGAGAGAAAGCCTTTTAAAATTTCTAATTTGAGACTGGTCTTATCAAactaaaatgataaatgaaaccTTTATTGGGTAAATTCAGTTTAGGCCTGGAGTCATTTCTTTGCACGGACAAAAACTTTCTCTCAGAATACAAAAGATGAAGCACTCTGTTAAATTTTAAGCTTAGTTTGGAAAACATTATAAATTACATAGTATTTTACAATATATGTCCGTGGTTGTACCTGTTTTACAAGTGTCTCATCTGCTGCGTTTAATGCCTGCCGCAGCCGTTCCCCTCCTGTGTTGCGACAGCAGGCTCGTTCGCCGGACTGAAGGTCCAACCCCAGCCTCTGCAAATCCAGACGCAGTTGTCGCAGGTTCTGTTAAGAAAgagtcaaaatttcagtcttTATGAGGGTGGAGACTTGCAtgcagcaaaaaacaaaactgtgttaAATGGTTCAGCAGTGACTGACCCGCTGGCCTTCCTCGAGCTTACGGTCAGCAGCACCGGTGAGAGTGCCTGTTGAACCTGGCACTTCCAGCTGCATCTTCAGCTTTATCAGCTCTGTGGGGGGCAAACAAAGCAAGATAGTCAACTACCATTAACAATATCCTAACATCAACACATAATCACAGCAAGCTCCCAGTCAGACTCTTACCTTGTGTCTTGGTGAGGAGCTCAGCGCGGCATTGGTCAAGCTCAGCGCGCAGTTTGCAGAGTTCTGTCTGGGCGGTGAGGCGCTGAGAACGTCGAGGGGCGTCTCCCTGTGGCTCCGACGTGGGGCCTGATCcagcttctttgtttttctcaaggGCAGCGGACAGAGCTTCAATCTCTTGATCACGCTCCTGGGAGAAATGATGAATAGAAATAAACTAGTGAAAATTCATAGCACATAGACTCCAATATCTTTTTATTAGTATTGTGGATGCTCGCTGTATTTGGGAAATATCTTATTTAACTGAAGTGCCGATTTTACAGATTACATGTGTACTGAAACACTGCCTGAAAGTGATGCCTGATACTTGAAGCTGATCTTGAACTCTCACCTTCAGCTCCTGGCTGTagaatttcttcaaatgtttcTGCAGGTTGGTTATCTTGTCCTCGTACCGCTCTTCGATTAAAGCCCTTTCTGCCTCCAAGGTCTCActaaaaaggtaaaaaaaaaaaaaaaaaaaacacacattacaacTAAATATCTGTATTCATCTCAAAGTCCAACATTTtcttaacttttcattttcttctcaaaGTACAAGttttatcaaacatttcacATCTAAAACATTGTTAGAAATGCTTCTAATGTATGTCCTCAATGCAACTTGGTGAGTATTAAAAAGGCATCTTAAAAACTCAAATATTCTGATTTAAATGAAGCACACACGCACCTGAAACCATCTTGCATGCCAGTGATGACCTCCATCATTTCAGAGACCACCTGCTCTCTCACGTTTGCCTCAAGAATCTCTTTTTCCTCCCGCTGGCGCTGCACCTCCCTCTTCAGAACGTCAATGGCCTGCAGCAAAGCCTAAATAAAGCACAGCCAGCTGTTAGGAACACTGGACAAGTGTTTtgaagataagataagataatcctttattagtcccacaatgaGGAAATTTTCAACGAAATTTACAAACGCTCCTTCTACACACTCACTGCTTGAGTGGTTCCAATTGTAGTTGATCTTAATAGCGTCATTAAGATGTTcatttaaatatgcaaaacacTACTGTTGAAAGCCTAATGGCAACAGTTTACAACTGTTAAATAGATAAGCATGTATCACAAAGTAAATAAGTGTTTTTGAAGTGGTTgtggagataaaaaaaaaaacagtaaatatttagCTCTCATGTATGATGTTAGAGGAAGTTACCTCAGTATTTAACATGGTGATATCTCCATCTTCAACATcactctcatcctcctcctcttccagcaCCGTCCCTTCATTACCATTTCCTGTGGGCTCGCGCAGTAGAGACAGGATGTAGGCCACTCTGGTCTTTGTGGATGGGCCATGGACCAGCTGAAATGATATGAGGGATATTTTATCTGTCTTTGGGCTTATCCCTAAGTCAGTCACTCTAAAAATTCCAGATGGATACACAACTGTGTCTTACTTGGGTAGCAATAGCAGAGAATTTGAGGGCTTGGAGGGTCTCATCATAGATGGAGGCACATGGATTGATGTTGACCACCATGCTGGAGGTTCCCCGGCCACAGAAAAAACCCTGCAGCACCCGGGTCAGTTTACTGTCCCTGAAGGGCACCACTTGAGGGGGTCGTGATCTGTGGATATATTAGAAAGTTTTCAAAATCAATCTTTCTCAAATAGCACATTCAAATATCTTACTTGTGAGACAAAATCATCTTAACTCAGAAGGTCCACTTAATGGATGCCCAGAGCAGTTAACTATTTTTCCATGATTTACTACACAACCACTGCCACCTGGAATATCTAAAAACAATCACAGGTGGTGTATCTTCATTCCAAGTTATAGTTAAACACGTACTTGTTGTTCTGGTTGTGCCTCAGAGCAGCGATACAGCGACCCAGCGTTAAAAGGGAGGTGTTGATGTTGTTGGcctccttcatcctctcaccATTACGCTGCTCTTTACAGCGTTCAGACCCAGCCagatcacacacagtcagtctaAAAAAGGAGACACAGCACTGTTATATAATAtacaaaaatctgaataaacCAAAACTGAAATCAGGGTTTCTGCAGGGTTCACTATGAATAACTGATATCGATAAAAACAATAAGACAGCTggaagaaatatttaaaatgtttttcaatgCCTTTGAAGGCCTCTTTTTTAAGGGAAACACTTCAAGACCCACAGATAACCTGTGAAATTTAGGGACATCCAAGTAGGTGAAATTAAGATGACATACTCGCTGATGTGCATGGCCTGGCCTGAATCTGCCTCAGGGCGAATGTGCAGGACACGGATGGAGAAGATGCTGTGGCTGAATAAGTGATAAATTTCTGATTAGAGATAATATAAGTGCAAGTCAAACAGATCAGTCAAAGTTAATCAAAATAAGGTTTTGAAAGGTTGAATGTGCTCCTACCTGCGGCTGGAGTTTTGGTTGAGGTGGGTGCTGGCGAAGCTCTGGTTACGACGTCCGGCCCTCAGAATCTTCCATGCTTCTTCTGCACTGCGGACTTGGATCCAGGTGAGGTCTGACATAACAAGAGGAAGAAGCAAAAATTACATTCTTGCAACATGAAAAGCAGAAGAAGtgacaaaacatattttctgtgcTCCAAGTAATAACAAAGTAAACACACTAACACTAAGTGATACACTATGGTAATTAAACTAATTCAATGTACTAAATATGATTCCTGTATTATTCCTGTGTTACCTTTCACATAGGGGTTGCCCTGCTTGTCGTCACTAAGCCGCAGCGTGACTCTTTTTCTGGGCTGCAGGGAGGGTGAAGCATCCAGCAGATCATACAGGAACTCATTGTAGATCTCATAAAAGGACACCCAGATAGAGAACTGCACCCCTTCCTCCAGGTCATCCCCTCCACTGTGAGAAAGGCTGTCCGGCTCCAgacaaacactgtcagtgtctgcagagagaaaaagagtcaaCAATCAGTGTGTGTCATATTTCAAAGGAAAAGGCttttacagtgacagtaaacTATAGTCACACTTCAAACTATTTCAAAACACGATTAAACGCATCTCAGGATCTGATCCGACGGTCAGTGTACTAGCATCTGTTCACGAGGGCCAACATTCAGCGGCTGTTTTGTGATGTGACTTTAAATGAAGGTCCGACTGTCCCCCTCACCTTCCAGCTGGCTGGCAATGTTACTCGTTGAGGAGAGTCCTCCAAAGCCGCTGTCCCCGTTTGTGGTGGTACCAACTCGGCGAGAGGTCAAATTCTCATCCTGTAACATATAAATTGAGTATGTCAGCTCCTGTCTGTGCAAGAAAATACTCAAATTCTTTTAAAAGTAAATCAGCCAATATAAACATGAAAAGAACCTAGATATGACTTTTAAAAAGGCCCTTTGAAATGGCATTGAGATTGTAATTGCCTTCCACTTTTTGAtgtgtgatttgtttatttaacagctgCTGGAGATTTATATTTGAGATTTCAAAAGCTGcagaacagacacacagtatttttttcaaaaagatAATTAGGCTCCATTCCATCTCCTTAAATAACATCCACTTACAGGAGTGACAAACAAGGCCTTCCTTCACTCTGAGATAAACATACAATCTTTCTGCACTTGATTGGATAAATACACTTCTTCGTACGTTGTCAGTGATCTTTGCTTTCAGTTAAGAGGTATGTGGACATATCATTATATATCTGAGCCAACTACTTAAAAGTTGTACAAGAGAttcaaaaaatctcaaaaaattGAATTGGAAGGAATCTGTATCTATGTGTCCAAGTTCAGGATGAGCTGTTGAAAATTAGACTTTGCAGTAAGAGGAAAGGCCAGGATTATAAGACAAAAGAACATTAGTAACATATACATGGCATGATGAAAGCTGGGGCACATTGTAATGACAAGGAAattgcatttttcatttcaaagcgGTTCTTCTGTTTACCTCTTTGAGCAGAGAGTTTCTGCGGATTTCCTCCACCCTGACCTCACCGGGTTCAAGCTGTCTCACATCCTGATACATGACAGGCTTCAGGTCCATGGCACCGTAGAGACGACCCTGAAGTTTCCTGAACAGGGACGCTAAAGCTCGGGGCAGGAGGCCGGTCTCTCGACCACTGCCTGTAAgtaaaaaagcacaaacaaatcCATTTCATAACATCGCAATCAAATCCAGGTCAAACATTATTAGTACAAGAATAAAATCTTACCCTGAATTGTGTATGTCTTTCCAGAATTGGTGACACCATAAGTGTAGAGGAGCCTATTTTCTCCCTGAAGCACATCTTTCACCATTGTCTTCATGGTGCTCTcataaaactgctgctgtgtggtcTCTGGTCCAAAGATCTATggataatgaaaacaacatgagtatgtgattaaataatatttttactcCAGCTTCTTCAGTATTTATTACTGACATTCGCTGCTACTCACACCCATCTGCCCATATTGTCCATCAACATTTTCAGCAATATGTAAACACTGAGCACAGGTGTACCTTAGAGAAACTGAACTTGTGCATGCTCTGGGTGATGCCCCTCTCTGCAGTCCTCATGTTCTGAGACTCCTTTGGAGCTTTGAGTAGCAGAGTCCCCTCATCTTGGACAGCCACACAACCCTAAAAGAAGAATTAACAGTGAGTACAGTGAGCAGATGTACTAAAACCAATGAATGCACTTCATTTACTAAGAGCTATCATTTTAACAATTGGTACACATGCAGTATAACTGGAGTTATCATGAATAACTGAAAGGTGACATCTGATCCTGCCACTTAGAGTCTTACctgttcttctcctctctctctctccgtctcagTAAGTGGCCTGATGCGCAGATAAACCTTCACCCTCTCAGTATTTTCTTCACCACTTCCTTGTCTCACCAGTCCAGATTTCACTGCTAGTTTCTAgacaaacaattttaaaatatctttaatgGCTTGTCGCCGGGAAATGTGTTcaacatgttttgtttaattgcctgaacacacacaatgtgtttcAGTGAGAAATGTGGAATGTAAACAAACTTCCATTTGTTTACAGTGAAGACTTAACTAGGCACTTTGCAGAGACATTCAAAAACAAAGCATACTCCTGTCAGCTCTCACCGGTTCTGCAGTGGTTGGGCGCGGATCCAGGCCGGGGGAAATGACAGAGATCTCAGGCAGACGTGGTCTGCTCAGGCCTCCGTGTTCTGCTGCCGTAGACTCAAACACAGCCatttcctcatcctcatcagaGGGGCATCCACAAGGGGAGGACAAAGACAGTGCCATGCTTACCTGTTGCAAGAAGACAAATTTTCATGTGTATGACATAATCGCATATTTCAACATGATTTAATCTTAGCCGTGAGCTATCAAAATCCATGGAAAAAGCCACTTTGTAATCTCTATTTGCATATATGCATCACAATGATATGAAGAAAATGCACATATGAGGGCTCAATAAGACCTGTCAGCACTGCTCTGTTACACTAGTTTCACTATTTGTCAGTTGAACAAGTTTGACTGATATAATTAAGTGTTATGTCTTTAATTTTTACACTCTAGGCAGAAGCTCACTGCAGGAGAGGATTACTAAAAAATAAGGTGTGTCAGGAAACAAgctgaaaaaatacacacatactgaatGAAACCTACTTTGCCCTTCAAAGCCAAACACTACCTGCTTAAGCAGTCAAACAGGAAAATTACTTCCCAGGCTATCACCTGTCGTGACAGGTTTAGCTTTGGTGCAGAACAGCTCCATCACGGAAACCAATAAATATGTTAATGAACCTTTTTTCCCAACTGAAACAAGTTACGATGAATGTCCTCAAACGTTTTCAATCAAATAGGGCATTTCAGGTTTTCAAGAGAGCAATGACAGCTCTTATGCATACGC
The DNA window shown above is from Lates calcarifer isolate ASB-BC8 linkage group LG20, TLL_Latcal_v3, whole genome shotgun sequence and carries:
- the cdc23 gene encoding cell division cycle protein 23 homolog, with the protein product MKMAALCSEFGDLVQIKKQLISVISLCKERGLLHSAKWASELAFALDPLPKDELPPSAPFTEEDAQDLDALTLAKSYFDLKEYDRAAYFLKGCCSQKAYFLYMYSRYLSGEKKKDDETVDSLGPLEKGQVRNEALRELRVELSKKHNAGELDGFTLYLYGVVLRKLDLLKEAVDVFVEAIHTLPLHWGAWLELSNLVTNIEMLKSLSLPDCWIKDFFMAHMYTELQMIKEALQKYQNLIEAGFSKSTYIISQIAVAYHNIRDIDQALTLFNELRDQDPYRIDNMDTFSNLLYVKSMKPELSYLAHNLVEIDKYRVETCCVIGNYYSLRSQHEKAALYFQRALKLNPRCLGAWTLMGHEYMEMKNTSAAIQAYRHAIEVNKRDYRAWYGLGQTYEILKMPFYCLYYYRKAHQLRPNDSRMLVALGESYEKLSQQVEAKKCYWRAYSVGDVEKMALLKLAKLHEQLNESDDAAQCYMLYIQDIFSCGEQLEHAEVSTALRYLGQYYFKNKLYDEASLCAQRCCDYNDAREEGKALLRQISQVRDQIETPSADLFAPLSNNNTPVRRVSPLNLISFTP